GCCTACCAGAGATGAGGAGCTCTTCCAGATGCAGATTCGGGACAAAGCGTTTTTTCATGATTCTTCAGTCGTCCCAGATGGAGCCGAAATTAGCAGCTACCTGTTCAGAGACACACCTAAAAGGTATTTCTGCCCAGTTTAAGTAAGGTCATTGTACTTGGAAGATAGCAGATTTAtttgttgtctgttttgaaACCAAAACTGAATCCAAATAAGAGAAATTCTATGAAGTTCTATTGCATGAAATACAAATGCCAGTGCTCTGGCTGGTGAAGTAAGTAACTGTGTGAGTCTCCATCCCAGTCTAGCCTCCCCAGCTGAGGGTCTGTGCATTTTGTGTGATTCCTGGTATCAGCCCAGAGCTCCCACAGACCACAGAAGTTCCCTGAAGTGGGGCCACTAACCATGTCTGGATgcaaagggagggggaaagaaattAGAAACTACAGGCTAACCTCACCACACTTGTCTCTCTTCATTATTTCATATTGTGCTTTAAAGAAGCAGTGCAAGACAACTCTGGCCTGGTTGCCCCTCTTCCCAGCCCTGTGGGTCAGAAAATACCAAGGTTAGTCTGGAAAAGGAATCAGGGCTCCAAAGGGTTCAGGGAACAGCAGAAATGCTACTGTCCTCCACATACCACACACCTCCTTAAGCCTTTGTGAATGAGGAACACTTTACAATTAGTGACACATAGTACTTGGGGAGGACACAGGGAGACAGCTGAATGTGCATGTGCCTGTATGTGCTTCTAGGGCTCTTACCTggacatataaaaaaaaacgTGTCCTGCTTTGAAGAGCTTACCCCTACATTCCAGGAGAGACCCCCGTTTCCCTCACTTGTACGTTTGTAGCCATTTATTCTGTACATGGTTAGTGTAGGGGCAAAGAGTGAAACTGATGagggagaagggcaggaggcCAGAACCCCCTCTGCCATATCATGAAAAATGCACTGTGAGCTCTGCAGCTCAGTGCGGGCAGGGGGACCTCAGCCCCTCACCTCCTTAGCCTTCACCTGACAGACTTTCTATATTCCCTCTGTACATGCTTGCCTGTAAGTAACATTTTTTGCCTCTGTTGCCCTACCAAGGTCAGCCTTGATAATGTAAAGTCAGTCCCTGCCAGTTGGCTGCCACCAGGATATACTGACATTATAGCTCTGTTAACCTTCCCCTAGGTACTTCTTTGTGGTTGAAGAGGACAACACACCTCTAGCAGTGACAGTGACACCATGTGATGCCCCCCTGGAGTGGAAACTGAGTGTGCAAGAACTCCCAGAGGAAGCCAGTGGAGAAGGTTCAGGTATTAAACCATCAAAGACTTTCCTTATGCCTCAGAGTTACACTTTTCTCCTGTATTCAAAGCTCCTCAGGCCAGTCTCAGTGTGATGCTGAGTGTCACAGCAGGTCCATCTGTATGATCTTTGGATCTTCAGCACTAGTCCTGCTTTTGTGCAGGAAACTGTCAGTAGGTAGCAAcattgggaaggaaaagcattgtaaaaaagtaaaaacaaaagctgaggTTATAGTTACAGAGTACACTGGATGCTGCCACAACAAACTATTTGCCCAGAGTAGCCTGGTTTCACTGGGGGCTTTGCTGTGGGCTGTGCACACAAGATAAGAGTGGGAGAGGCAGGATTGGTATTGTTGCAGGGCTCAGAAACATGACGGGAAACAGGCAGCAGAGACAGTTCATCCCGGGAACAGTATGGCACATCCAAGCTGGGTGCTTGGAGTAGTCTAGTGGAAGATGAAAGCCACCATCCACACAACTCCATTAATGTGCAATTAAAAGTGCAATTTCTATTACATGTGTTTTTAACCTGAGTGCCAAACTGTGCCTGATAGGACAGAACTACGGTAACATCTTCCTCAGAAGATACaacctttcattttcatctcaCACTTCTATTTTGTGtctgttagttttgttttctcttattcCTGGATTGTGTCTctacaaatgtttttctgtgcttataATCTAGGTGAACCAGAACCTCTTGagcaacagaaacagcagattACTAATGAAGAAGGCACAGAGCTGTTCTCTTACAAAGGCAACGATGTTGAATATTTTGTGTCCTCTAGTTCCCCTTCTGGTTTGTACCAACTAGACCTGCTGTCAACAGAGAAGGatacacattttaaagtgtATGCAACTACTACTCCAGAATCTGACCAACCTTACCCTGAATTACCTTATGATCCCAGAATTGATGTCACTTCTCTGGGACGTACAACAGTGACACTGGCATGGAAACCGAGTCCCACGGCCTCATTACTGAAACAGCCAATTCAATATTGCATAGTCATCAATAAAGAACACAATTTCAAAAGCCTCTGTGCTGTTGAAGCCAAACTCAGTTCTGATGATGCCTTCATGATGGCTCCAAAGCCAGGTCTGGATTTCAGTCCATTCGACTTTGCCCATTTTGGCTTCCCCACAGACAACAATGCTGGCAAAGAACGTGGTTTCCTAAAATCATCATCAAAGTTTGGGCGCCAAACATCCTCAAAGCCGAGAGTTGACCTGCACAAAGTTTGTATCGGGAACAAGAACATCTTCACAGTGTCTGACCTGAAACCCGACACACAGTACTATTTTGACATGTTTGCAGTAAACACTAACACTAACATGAGCACTGCATATGTTGGCACCTTTGCTAGAACAAAGGAGGAGGCTAAGCAGAAAACAGTCGAACTGAAGGATGGCAAAGTTACAGACGTATTCATCAAGAGGAAGGGAGCCAAATTTCTACGGTTTGCTCCTGTTTCGTCTCACCAGAAGGTCACCTTTTCTGTTCATTCCTGTCTGGATGCTGTTCAGATCCAAGTTAGAAGAGATGGCAAACTTCTCTTGTCTCAAAATGTGGAGGGAGTACGGCAGTTCCAGCTGcgaggaaaagcaaaagctaaaTACCTAATTAGgctgaaaggaagcaaaaaaggTGCTTCTGTGCTGAAGGTCCTGGCAACAACAAGGCCTAACAAGCAGTCgtttccttctcttcctgaaGATACAAGAATCAAAGCCTTTGACAAACTCCGCACGTGTTCTTCAGTCACGGTGGCGTGGCTTGGCACACAGGAGAGAAACAAATTCTGCATCTACAAAAAGGAAGTGGACGACAATTACAAcgaggagcagaagaaaagagaacagaacCAATGCTTGGGTCcagatacaaggaagaaatcagaaaaggttCTCTGTAAATACTTTCACAGCCAGAATATACAGAAAGCAGTCACCACAGAGACAATTCGGGGCCTGCAGCCTGGCAAGTCCTACCTGCTGGACGTTTATGTCATAGGGCATGGAGGGCACTCTGTCAAGTACCAGAGCAAACTAGTGAAAACGAGAAAGTTCTGTTAGTGCCCCTGCATACAGGGATACAGGGAACTCCGGTCTGAACATTATCCTACTTCCCAGCATACGGATTGACTACTTGCACAGCTGAGAAGCTGTGACCTGTATTTGTACTGTGTAGAAAAGATATCAGCTTGTATATTTATGTTTACATAAGTAATTGTTTGAAGGAACTGGGGCCGGTGCTCCCTGTAGCATCTGGCAACTGTATTATCATGTGTCCGGTGACCCACATGTGATGCTCAGTAGATGTCCGAGGTAGCAGGAAACCTCGAAGGAACTGGCACTCCTTTGCTTCCACATTGCATGAACTGctcctaaattattttatacttaaaaGGCTGAGATAAATCATTCATCCACCTTGTTATGCGCACACAAGACATGCAGGCATACACCCTTTCTCTCAGTGTAGATGGTAGGgtttctgtaaattattttatagagtcttgttttaaatgtttatgtttCTATGATTGTAAACTATTAAAATCTCTCCCTGTTAAAATACAGATCTAAACTAAGTATTAACTGGGCTGCACATGAATCAGTTTCATTGCTAATGTAAATTCTTACCTAGctgattttcatgtttaaatacTGTATGTATTTCATGTACAAAGTTGCCATAACGTTATATTCCtgtacagaaaattaaaaacaaatattagattatatattgtttctttttctttatattttaaggggaaaaacaagCTTGAGGACAGAAGAGGGGTGTTGAAACTTGAACTGAATTCAGCTAGCacacaccctttttttttttttttttttgctgttcttcatcTTTTGGGGCAAAGTGACTGAAGTGCAGCAGAAGGAATTACTGGTGTCAGAGGTTAAAATCTGTAAGGGAGACATTGAAAGAGGGTCATTTGTGGCATACTCCATGTCTGCTGTGATAGAAACACTGGAGGAACAGGACAGCACATCAGAACTTTTCTTGTTCCAGGTGAGAAAGGGTTCTGCTTTGTCATGGTTGCAAGTGCCGCTGGCATTTAGTGTTCCTCAGGAGTTCACAGTCTGAGTTAGAGCGAGCATACAATTCAAACAAATAACACACCAGAGAGCCAGACATTATTTTCGTTAGATTATCattgaaaacatttactttctgGATGCTGCTGGTTTTGACCACAGCAATAATAAgctgagaagatttttttttccattgacaGGAATGGTAGTGCTAACAAAAAAATAGTACTTTCGTTTAAACTGCAGTTGTTTCCATTGTgtagatttctttaaaatgttaactGTCTGGATCTCATCTTTcctaaattttctttctttgtttttccacgTGTCACCTTCACTGACTCAGAAACTTGTATAGAGCTGCTTAATGGAAAACACATTCTGAGAAGCAACTAGAACAACCCTGTTTCAAGTGGCTAAGAGCAGGATACATGCTTCATCAGTCCCAATATTATAGTGTGGTTCAGGGCCTCAGGACAGGtaaatgagactttttttttccttggtccCATCATATGCATCAATCCAAACTTTGGCAGTGGATGTTGGGACTTATTCAGAGATGGGACAGTCTCTGTCTCTTGCTTCAGTGCTTGTCCATAAAACTGCACTGTTCCAGTGCTTACAGCCCCCTTGGGACTCACAATACTCTCAGAGAAACTGGGGAATGAGGGAAAGGGACCAAAACCCACATAAAGGCAGAAAGCA
This genomic window from Aythya fuligula isolate bAytFul2 chromosome 4, bAytFul2.pri, whole genome shotgun sequence contains:
- the NDNF gene encoding protein NDNF — protein: MLLLHCPLLLLLLPLSSRTQKLPTRDEELFQMQIRDKAFFHDSSVVPDGAEISSYLFRDTPKRYFFVVEEDNTPLAVTVTPCDAPLEWKLSVQELPEEASGEGSGEPEPLEQQKQQITNEEGTELFSYKGNDVEYFVSSSSPSGLYQLDLLSTEKDTHFKVYATTTPESDQPYPELPYDPRIDVTSLGRTTVTLAWKPSPTASLLKQPIQYCIVINKEHNFKSLCAVEAKLSSDDAFMMAPKPGLDFSPFDFAHFGFPTDNNAGKERGFLKSSSKFGRQTSSKPRVDLHKVCIGNKNIFTVSDLKPDTQYYFDMFAVNTNTNMSTAYVGTFARTKEEAKQKTVELKDGKVTDVFIKRKGAKFLRFAPVSSHQKVTFSVHSCLDAVQIQVRRDGKLLLSQNVEGVRQFQLRGKAKAKYLIRLKGSKKGASVLKVLATTRPNKQSFPSLPEDTRIKAFDKLRTCSSVTVAWLGTQERNKFCIYKKEVDDNYNEEQKKREQNQCLGPDTRKKSEKVLCKYFHSQNIQKAVTTETIRGLQPGKSYLLDVYVIGHGGHSVKYQSKLVKTRKFC